The genomic interval aaaaaaaaattggaaaagctacatagtaattaaaaaaaaaaaaaaaaaggaaaagctACACGCTCGTATACTGCATAAAAAATACAGTTTATAATCTTTTATCATGCACTTGTTGTTTGCATTTTTGCCAAACTGTCCGGTGCAGTGCAGTTTACAGTTTTGATCAATAATTGCGATTTAACCTACACTGCACTATATATTACAAAGTTACTAACctttacaatataatttttattttttctttcatataaagacaaatatatgtaatatatgtgtattattattttttagagaCAATTTATTATATTGACTTGATGATTAGTATACATTGTTATGATATTTATTACCTTAAAATTTACACATCTGACATGACATTTACACGTGGCATAATCTAACCAGTTCTTAAACATGACAAGAAAACCCCGTCCTGTATGGGGCTGACATCCATAAGTTGCAGGTGGCCTTCCATGAAGCTTTTGGCTGGGCCACCAACCTGTCAGTCTGAGATGGCAAGAGTAAGACTTTGCCAAAGTGATTCCATGAGAGAAGACAAGTCTCAAGAGAGGCCTGGTCGGGTGATCAATATGTCGGGCAGAAATAATATTGTCGGGAGTACCGGACAAGGCTACGCGAGCCTTGATATCTTCTTCAACAATGTCTGACAAATATCTCAAATTGAATCCTACAAACTCGGATCCAATAAATCTATTTGAGAATAAAGGAGCTTCAACAGATCGTAACTGCACCTCAAATTATAGGAATATTTACTCTTTGTTCactcactacaaaaaaaatagGCCTATCTCGGTGGGCCCAGCCCCCGTTATTGTTTTATCTCAACGGGCGCAAACCACCGTGAATTTGAATGGCGACATTGAAAAAGAATCATTCTCGACGGGCTAGGCCCGCTGAGATAGGTAAGCAATCTCGGCACGCCAAGCCCGCCAAGATAGGTGAGCAATCTCGGCGAGCTAGGCCCCCCATGATAGgtcattttttattaaaaaaattacagaaattaaaattaacttaTTCCTGccaatattatacatatatgcTTTAACCCAAATTTTAAACCACAATAATTTTTTAGAGAAGTATCAATAcataattataacaaaaatcTTTCACCAAAGTTTTTTCTTTGAATTGAATGAACATTCCAATCAAGAAAATTCCAACAACTATACTGACATAGAAACAAAGATAAATATCTATATACACAcgaataaattattattaatcatgcataaataaaaaaaaaattaatctaaacaactcaatttaaaaaatgaaatcaATAAAAACGCCTTTACAATATGACATTGAAAGTTCTTGCTTTTGATATGAAAAGTGACCAtcttagaagaaaaaaaaattagaaaaaaaagatacaaaataagaaaactaaAGAGAAAAAGAACTTTTATACCATTCAGATGAAGAGAAGACTAACCTATAATTTATATGAGGACAATATTTTTTAACCTCTGATGTCCAAGGCTCAGCGTCGTCCCTAACTTCGGGGTCATCCCAAGAGAAGCTTCTTCCCCAACAACGGCGTACGTCGTCCGCCTAAAAAGAatacaaaagaagaagaaaaataagaatACGATACACACACACACTACCATTCACGATGTCGAGCTTGTTGCCACTGCACGTGAAAAACGAAAAGAAGAACGAGATGGAGGGCTCCATCGCTCATGAGACCTCTGCTGCCTGCTGGTGCGAGAGAGAAGATGAGAGAAAGGGAAATAAGGTGCGACTGAGAAGTTAAAGTTgattatggttttttttttgtcagtCTTGGGGCCTATCTTGACGGGCCCAACTTGGACCGCCGAGATTGGGTACACGGTTGTACCCAATCGTGTACCCAATCTCGGCAGTCTAAGTTGGGCCTGTCGAGATAGGGtccaaaatttataattttcttcaaaaaaatatattattgtgATCAATTATGGCAATTTTTTAATAGCCCGTTGAGACAGAGACCAAGCTCGACATACACACGCGGGCCTGCCGAGATCGGTCTGTTGAAATTTCCtatttttcttgtagtgactCGTTTTACAAGGCCAAATGTAACAACCTctcccctataaatagtgaatgAATTCACAAGGAGAAGGGAGGAATACCTAGACCTGAAATCGTACCCACACATCTAAGAGCATTTTGTTGAAAGATATTCTCTGTAAACACTTTGAAAGTCGTAGTTAGAATTCACTTTGTCTTCCTCACTGGTATGCTCGGTATAATCTCATAATCTATACAACTAAAAGGAGAGTATGTCATTACCCATATACAAGAGGATCAAACCTATATAAAtcattctttttatttatttattattcttgACTTCTTATTTGTGATTAACCATTAATTATTTAACTCCGAGTCAGTTGGTTATTTCTCCAGTCGACAATATTATAactttaataagattttttttatattgttaatattttattagattgatatttaaattttaattataatatttaataatgatGATAGTGTAAACCGCTTAAACCGTAATGGACCACACCGTATTTTCGCGGTGTGGTTTCTGCAGTTTTAAGATCTCGCAGTGCGATTGTAGTTTGAGAAATTATAAAAGACCACATATACAGCTTGATTTGAAAAAAGTTACAACCCACACTACTTAATGGTACCGGTCAGTAGTAAACTTCCACGGCTAAGAAAGATGGGTGGTAAAtcgtaaaaattttattttttatatatagaattttttaatttttaataaaataaaaaaaaattaaaaaaaaaagttattaaaatttttaatgatttttttattatttaaataatttttttcataatgttGACCAATAAAATTTTAGCACGTAGTAATTTTAAGAACTACGAACGAAACTATTAAATTAAGTAAAAGAAGACTTTTATTTATGTCAAAACGTGATATTTTTTGTTTCTTAGCAACTAATCAATCTATTAAAATAGacttataaaaattttaaacttagagattattattactatttttaaaattaaaaatttatctacacaaaataaattttttaaaaacttttactgtaattattcttttaaaattcaataaaaattttcaaaataaaaaatcaaaataaaataaaataataataaagtgtttCAGTACCTTTTCATATTATCAATTTAAAATTGTGATTAACCTGTTTGTTTTACGAGAAAATGTCCAAACAGATTAGCAAAAGCCATGTGATGTGATGGGACACATTCAATCAagaggagagagaaagaggggCCAAGTTCACCCCTCAATGCCACGATATATTGCCCATTTGATcaccataaataaatataagaaaatttattattgtttttttttaaagaagaatttatttaattaatatttatgaaaaaaatataaaacagtGGAAAAGGataatttaataaaagaaaagaaagcatTATTATGGAAGTACGAGTTGAAGGGGATGGATCATGGATGAGTCGTTATCTGGTAGAAAGAGGGGGCTGGGTGGTAACTGgtaagctctctctctctcttaaaaCCATAACCTTTGAACTCACTCTGTATTTCTATAAGGGAGCAGCAAAGTTGGGTTTGTCAGATTGGCGTGCTTTTACATTAtataaagagagaaagagagagacagGTCTTTGTTCTCAACTGGGTTGCCTTTACTTTCTGCGTAAGAGCTTTAACTACCACCAAAAGAGAACCTTTTCTTtgtaattaaaaagaaaaacaatattAAGGgtacaaattaaaattaaaattaatttatgggATTTGTGTTTTGAGGGAAATTATGAGGATATATAGAAAAAGTTGGTGTTGGTGATGGTGGGGGCGTTGGTGCTGATTCAAAGGGTCAGgggtagagagagagaaagagagaatgagagagtgGGAACAGTCTTAAGAGCTTGGCTTTTTGCGTTGAGTTGTAGGTGTGGTGGTGGCTGTCAAAGATGAGAAACAGCTCATCTTTTTGAATGGGGTGTATTTTGttcttcttttcatttttcaGTCTTTGCTTCTGCTCTTGTGGGGTTTCTCTGAGGATTTAGTGTTCGTGCAGTGAACATTGTGTTTGTTTGTCGTGCTCCCCAGATGTTAGATTCTTGGTACTTGACACAACTGATATTGGAGAAGAACTCTCATGTCAGATCACCATTATTGCCACCTTCATATTTCTTAGGTGGGCTCTgtactcttcttcttctactACTCCTCCTTTTTCTCTGAGTTCAACTGTTTTTGTTTAGGCCCTGTTCATATTTTGTTAATCCCTTGTCCTTTTGACATTTCATGCCACCGATTTGTTTGTAAAAATCAACTCATTTCTCTTCTTTTGCACCATTTCTGAGGTgggattttaattattattattattactatttttgCTTGTGTAAATGTGTAGCCTTTCTTCTATTGTGAAAGATGAAGCAATTTTCACTGATGTTTTTGTTACGTTAGATTTATTACATCTGTTTCAATAATACGACACAAAAGAGATGTTTTCGGGTTTTGTTTTCAAGCTGAGGATGTGTTTAATGCTCATTTAGCTGAGTTTTAACTCTTGAAAGTATATGTTGGACAGAATGCAGAATTTAGTTTCTCCATTAATCTCTTGTTTTACATTCTGAGTTTGTTAAGTGAAAACAAAATTCTTTTGGGTACTTGGTATTATGTTTGTTTGCATAACCTTCCTTATGGAAATCCACCCAATATGGATGCTTTTTGTCTAGAGATTTGTTCATAATCTCAGCTAATACCGAGATATGCTGTCTTCTAATGCAGGGTGTTTTGGCTTGCACACTGAGACAGGATAGCCAGCCAGGTATAAAAAGAGATTATAGCATTAAAGGAATGAGGGTTATGTGGGTTTTGGGCTGTGAAACTTTGTGAAGGGGAAAAGGTCCTTGTTTTGGTGTTTGATTTCGTTGGCAAAACCAAGCAAAAGTAACTCTACTATAAACAATTAGTAAAGGGTCGGTTGTGTCAGTTTGAGCAAGTGGGGGTGTCTCTGATATTGAGTtttatatacaaatacaagTCTCTTTGGTTAGTCATTTGGCACTTGGCAGTGTCTCCTAAGCTAAGCTGATCTCTCTTGCCCGGACTCCTTGGGCTGTGTTACCAGCTGGGGAAGCATCCTCTTATTTTGGTCTCTTCTCTTTCAAGTGaagatttcattaaaaaaatcctTATACCATTTTCTCTCTTTCCTTGGTCTGTGGGAAAGATTCGGTCATACTAAGAGAAACAAATACAGATACAGAGTTTTTAGGATCCatttttatttctatcttaATCTCCAGAACTATTCAACCCTTCAATACCTCCTTTGAGAGTCTTCTTGCATTAATTTTAGTTGGTGTTGTGGTTAACTTATAAACTGTTTGAGGCTCTTTAGAAGTTGATATTCAACCTCTTTAGGAAGTCAGAGAATCAGATCTTTTCCTTGCCAAAAATGAAGTTTATGAAACTTGGATCTAAGCCTGATTCTTTTCAGACTGATGGAGACAATATTAGGTATGTGATCCTTCTTGAAatgtttttcccttttttttttttgcttcttctagaaaaatatgtaatttctgGGTTGCGATACTAAACTCATTTTTGCCTTTGTTTTGAAAATAagtatagtaaaaaaaaaaattggactgTTGACATATTAATTCTCTCTTGATTGTTCAAGTCTTGTAGctttacaagaaaaaaaaagataaattgatTTAATCTttgtatttgttttatttctaaTTTGAAGAACTATGATTGTATCTATTGACATTTCATCCAACACATTTACAAAATGGAATGGTGGGGTCCAACTAAATTGTGTAGTGTAATATCTTATTTATTTGAGGCTTGAAGATTACTCATAGGATTCCCTTTCCATTAAATTACATTTCTCAAGGTTGCTTACTTTTAGTTTTCTAATTCTTAGTCTTTAACATGACCCAACTACTTTGTGGATCCAGGTATGTGGCAACAGAGCTGGCAACTGACATAGTCATTAATGTTGGAAGTGTTAAGTTCTATCTACACAAGGTATGAAACCCATTTGGTTTTGAGAAATAAGCTCACTATAAAGTGTAGGCCTTTTAATTTAATCTTTGCAATAACTGGGTTCACAGCCATGTTTTTATGTAATTATGCAAACAATGTCCAGATTAATGTAATAGTTAGAAATCTTCACTCTTAAACTTGCATGAGAACTGAACTGGTTTATTCTTATATATTCAATTCTGTGCACAAGTATTATCTCTCAATGGACCTACTTAAGATAAGATAGCTATTGTTTTGGGTTTTTAAAACAATTGTATTTTAAAGCAACATCCTACGGTCCATTTTTGAATTGTTTTTCCATTACTACTCTATTACTTTACCAAATCATATATGCTCTTAGAAGTATACATAGAAAACCTGCTTTAATTTGTTTGTGTGTTGTGATATCaatgaaaagagttttaggaTAGTATGTGACGTAATTTGATTAATGAGCTCTCCTGTATTCTTATATCCTGTGATTTCTGTAGTTTCCCCTGTTGTCGAAGAGTCCCCGCTTGCAGAAACTGGTTTCAAACACAAATGAAGAAAACAGTGATGAGATTAACATTCATGATATTCCGGGCGGTCCTGCTGCTTTTGAAATCTGCACAAAATTCTGCTATGGTATGACAGTAACACTAAATGCCTATAATGTGGTTGCAGCTCGATGTGCAGCAGAGTACCTTGAGATGTACGAAACTGTTGAGAAAGGAAATCTCATATACAAGATTGAAGTATTTCTCAACTCCAGCATATTTAGAAGCTGGAAAGACTCCATTATTGTTCTTCAGACTACAAAGTCTCTTTTCCCGTGGTCTGAGGAACTTAAAGTTATCAGCCATTGTCTTGATTCTGTTGCTTCAAAGGCCTGCATTGAAACTTCCAGGGTGGAGTGGTCTTATACCTATAACAGAAAGAAGCTCCCATCTGAGAATGACCCTCTATGGAATGGTGCTAGAAAACAACCGACGGTTCCAAGGGACTGGTGGGTAGAAGATCTTTGTGAGCTTCAACTTGATTTGTACAAGCGGGTCATAACGACAATTAAGTCAAAAGGAAAGATATCTAATGACATAATTGGAGAAGCATTACATGCTTATGCTCTAAGAAGACTTCCCGGTTTTAGCAAGGGTGTGATTCAAGGTGGTGATGTCTTGAAGTGCCGATTAGCAGTGGAGACCATAATAAGGCTGTTGCCCACAGAGAAAGGCAGTGTCCCCTGCAGTTTTTTGCTCAAGTTATTAAGGGCAACCATTTCATTAGAATGTGGGGAAGCTGAAAGACATGATATCATGAGAAGAATCAGCCAGCATCTTGAAGAGGCTACAGTGGCAGATCTTTTAATTCGATCACCATCTGATGAGACAACCATTTACGATGTTGATATAGTGCAAAGCCTGGTTGAAGATTTTTCGACTCGTGATCATACTGCTGTGATTGATCCTCTTATAGAAAATGAGTTTTTGGAGATTAGAAGCCCAAGATATAGCTCAGAAGCTTCCAAGGTTTCAGTAGCGAAACTTATTGATGGTTATCTTGCTGAAATTGCTCGCGATCCTAACTTACCTCTGTCAAAGTTTGTAAGTCTTGCTGAAATGGTCTCCAGCTTCTCCAGACCATCTCATGATGGAATCTATCGTGCCATTGACATGTTTCTCAAGGTTAGCTAGCTCCTGAATATTGTTAGGCTCAAGCTTTCATTACAATTAATGTTGTACTCGGGCCATTGAAAACCTCCTACCCTTTTTCTTTGCCACGAGAAGTCGAGTAATTGTTGTTTTATTCCTTGAATGCAGGAACACCCTGGGATCAGCAAGAGCGAGCGAAAGAGAATATGCAAATTGATGGACTGCAGGAAGTTATCAGCTGAGGCCTGCATGCACGCAGTACAAAATGAGCGGCTGCCACTTAGAAGCGTTGTTCAAGTCCTTTTCTTTGAGCAGGTTCGAGCCACTACAACAGCCGGAAACAGAACGCCAGACTTACCAGGATCCATCCGAGCCTTACTCCCTCCTAGTGGATCCCATGGAAGCTCCAGGTCAACCACCACTAACACAGAAGAGGACTGGGATACTGTGCCAACGGCCGAGGATATCAAAGCCATAAAAGGGGAACTTGCTACTCTAAGGCTAGGAACTGGGGATCATGGTGAAATTGGAAGTAAGAGGAGTGGTTGTGATGGGACCAAAATCATTGTTGCAGAGAGAGCTGCATCAAATAAGAAAGGCTTGATCATGTCAAAGAAACTCTTCTCTAAACTTTGGTCAAGCAAAGACCGTAGTGGCTCTGGCGATATCAGTAGCTCAGAAACTTCTGAGAGCCCAGGTTCTACAAATGCAGAGGAGACTAAATCTAGTACTCCCTCTGCCAGAAGCGGGAGGCATTCAGTATCATAATAATAGGTTATCTTAGAGGGCAAGGCAACTTgtgtgttgggaatattttgaAGTGTTAACCCTTGACAAATAGAAGGGCTGCTGAGCCTAGTCTGgcattgaagaagaaagatgagCCAGTGTAAAATCATCTCATTCAAATTGACTTTAggggattattttagattgtgcTGACAAGTTTAGTTGATTTTGGGGGTAAGAAAGAAGGTTATGTCTATTGTTAGAGAAAGAAGTGCCCAAGAAACAGAAGAatgtatctttatatatatgatatatatatatatttataagaaaaGGCCAGCCTGTAATTGAGCTTTGTAATGccccaaagaaaaaaaaagattggtcttttttttcagttttcgaATGGATTTTGTGATAATGAGCCAGTTTTGCTGTATCATAATCAAAAAGGGAATGCCAATTTTCTTTTTGTGCGTATCAATTCTTATTTTCCAACTTTTCCCGTCAAAGTTGAAACATCTAAGAACACTCGTAGGGTACCATAGTTTTTTCTAAATTCTCTCTATGAATACATCTGTTCACACtgtgtatatattattagaatttttcttctttgtaaatttaaattttacaaaaacttagtttaaattttcaatatttCCGTAGATTTTCCAATTAACTTTGAACAATTTTTCACGATAAATTATGGAAAATGATCCAAAAATATAATACAGATTGTAGGAATTTTAAGATAGAATTTTACTATCTTGCCCCCTACACCAACAAACAAACCAAATCAATATTAAGGTCAATTTAGACCTTTCCCTGTTCAAAGACTTTTCAAAGTCTGAACAGTCAAAACGACTGCGTTTTGTATTTGAACAAAACCCAAGGCTCGAGAATCTTCTCAGccactttctctctttcttgtcTTCTCttcgaaaccctagcagagagtttctctctgagaaactcGAAGCTAGGTTTCAATCTTCCCAGAAAAATCAAGCCCCAAACACACTACTCAGATCAGATCTACAATGATCTGATCTGTAAACACCCACACACACAAACAGAATTAATTTAGGGATAGAAAACACCAGATTTTTCCCGAAGTTCACCAACGAGTTGGCTACGTCTCCGTTTGAGCTGCTCCTCAAATTTGAGAGCTCGATTCCACTATCAAAACGTTTCAGACatacaacaatgaagattccaaGTCACAGGTAATTTTGACTGGTAATCTTATGTTTAATACAAGTGTTTATGTGTTTATTCAGTGTttaatccctctctctctcttgatcTAACCCTCTGTTGTTTTCCTTGCATGTACGAGCTTTCATCTCTGGTTCTTCAAGCTTCAAACTTCTGGATCTTGAAGAACACCCTCAACCAACCTTATCTGGTTATTTTGCTTGAGGTATATTTATAGATCTagggttttattttaatttcagcATGTGTTTAATATTGTTAGTTACTGATATTAGTTAGGTATGGATTTTCCTAATCCATTCTAACTAATTTCAGTTAGGGAATTAGAGGCCGAAGGCCAACTTAGGGATTTCCTTTTCTGTCCTTTTGTATCTGGTTGTATCTGGTCTAAATATCAGTTTAAGTGGaggattaatttttaacaatttccaCCTAATCCTTCACTGAGCTGATATTATAGTGGTCGAGTCATTTCTGAGGGTCATAGCTCTGTGATCCAAAGGATCACTTTATCCTTGATCCAACCCTATTAAGTTTAAACAATGTTTAAACTTAGATAGGGTGATCACTTTAGTTCCCATGTCTGCAGGGTTCTCTTCTGTAGGCACCTTGTCAATGTTTATGTGTCCCTGTGTCACTTTATCTCTGATGAAGTGGTACTTTATTTCTATGTGCTTGGTTCTGTCATGGAACATAGGGTTTCTGCATAGGTGTACACAACTCTGGCTATCAGAGTAAATTACTGGTTTTGTGTCTAGTAATCTTAGCTCTTCTAGGACTCCTTTAACCCATATGCTTTCTTTAATGGCCTCTGTAGTTGCAATGTATTCTGATTCAGTTGTGGATAATGCCACAACAGGTTGTAATTGGACTTTCCAACTTACACAATTCCCCCCTAGTAGTAATATATAGGCTGATGTAGATTTCCTACTGTCTCTATCTCCAGCATAGTCTGCATCACTGAAGCATTCTATTGCTGTGCTTCCTTGTTGCTTTCTGTACTTGAGTCCCAATTTAGTTGTCCCAATTAGGTACCTTAGTAACCATTTCATGGCAAGCCAATGTGTCTTACCAGGATTTGTCATGAATCTGCTAAGTACACTAATAGCATAAGCAAGGTCAGGTCTAGTGCTTACCATTAGGTACATAACAGATCCAATAGCATTAGCATAAGGAATTTTACTCATTTCCTCCTTCTCAGCTTTGCTCTCAGGGCATTGCTTCTTAGATAGTGTGAACTGTGTAGTTATAGGTTGGCTAGCAATTTTAGATCCCTTCATTGAGAATTTCTCAATTATCTTGTGTATGTAGTCTTCCTGATTTAGAATAAGTGTTCCTTCTGCTCTGTTTCTCTTAATAGAGATCCCCAAAATCTTAGTAGCTTCCCCTAGGTCTTTCATTTCAAACTCAGTATTGAGTAGGCCCTTCATTGTGTTTACTCTTGCCCTTTCTTTACTGATTATaagcatatcatctacatacaGAAGTAGATATATGACTTTATTAATATCAGTACCTTTGTAGTACAAACAGTGATCATAGTAACTCCTAGAAAACCCCAGCTTTAGCATAAatccatcaaaccttttattccattgcCTAGGAGACTGTTTTAAACCATACAGTGACTTAACTAACTTGCATACATAGTTTTCCTTCCCCTTTTCAATGTATCCTTTAGGTTGTCTCATGTAGATCTCCTCTTCTAGTTCACCATGTAGGAAAGCAGTAGTAACATCCATTTGGTCAATTTCTAGGTTGAATTGAGTAGCTAGACTTAGCATTATCCTTATAGTCTTGTATTTTGCAACTGGTGCAAATACTTCATTAAAATCTATACCCTCCTTCTGTGTAAACCCTTTGGCCACTAATCTGGCCTTGTATCTTATAGGCTCATTCTTAGTTCTGCCTTCTTTCTCCTTGAATAGCCATTTACAGTCCACTATGCTCTTGTCTTTAGGTTTAGGCACTACAATCCAGGTCCTGTTCTTCTTAAGAGATTCCATCTCTTCATCCATTGCACCTTTCCATTTCCTGGAATTTGGTCCTTTAATGGCCTCTTCATATGATTGAGGTTCATTATTGGCCATTTCCAGTTCACTCATAAAGGCATATGCAATGTCTTCATCCCAAATATTAAAACTATATTTAGGATTAGGTCTTGGTACCCTTCTGCCCCTGTCCCTGACTAGTTGATAATCCCCCAAGTCTTCTTGAGTGCCTTCATCAATAATGTCAGTGTTGTCTTCATCAGGTTCCACCTGAACCTGGTTCCCAGGTTCCACCTGAACCTGATCTCACAGTTCTGTTCAGGTGTGTTCACTGTTTGTTCCACCTGAATAGATCCAGTTTCTTCATTTGCAGTGTTACCTGCATTTTCAGTGTCTTTTGTACCTGCACTAGGGTTAGAAGAAATAGGCAAACATGGAAATATATCTTCTTTAAATATTACATCCCtgctattaatagttttaaacCCTTTTTGTTCCCAAACCCAAAGTCTATATCCCTTAACTCCTTCTGGATATCCCAGAAAAACACATTTCATAGCCCTAGGTTCTAATTTCCCAACACTTTGGTGTGCATATGCTGCACAACCAAACACTCTGAGATTAGATAAGTTAGGAGGTTTACCAGACCATTTTTCCTCAGGAGTTTTGAATCCATTTGCACTGGATGGACTCCTGTTAATTAAGTACACAGCTGTTAAAGCTGCTTCTCCCCAGAAACCTTGTGATAGTCCAGATTGCAACAGTAAGCATCTCACTTTGTTGAGAATGGTTCTGTTCATTctctctgcaactccattctgttgGGGTGTTATTCTAACTGTCCTGTGTCTCTGTATGCCATGTTCTTTACAGTAATTGTTAAATTCATCATTACAAAATTCTAATCCATTGTCAGTCCTtagagtttttaatttttcatttgttaAATTTTCCACAAGTGTTTTCCACTGTGTAAACTTAGAAAaagcctcatttttatgttttaacagaaaaatccaaactttccttgaaaaatcatcaacaatagatAAAAAATAGACACAGCCACCATGAGTACTAGTTTTCTCTGGTCCCCACAGATCAGAGTGAACATACTCTAGTATTTTCTTAGTGTTGTGTGTGCCAGTGGAAAATTTCAGTCTATGATGTTTTCCAAGTACACAACACTCACAAAAATCAAGTTTGCATACCTTGTCTTTACCTAGTAAGTTCTGTTCACTCATTAGTTGCAGTCCTTTCTCACTTATGTGTCCTAGCCTCTTGTGCCATAGCATTGCATTTGAGTTATCATTGTTGCTGTGAGCAGTGTAATTGCAAGGTACAACTGGTTGTCCTTTTAAGTAGTATAAGCCTCCATCTTTGTGTCCTTTCATGATAGTTAGGGCTCCTTTGCTTATTTTCATTTGGCCAGATTCAATCTTGCTAACTATGCCTTGGTCATCTAGAACACTTAGTGAAATTAGATTCCTAGCTAGGTTAGGAACATATCTAATTTCACTTAGAGCTCTGACCATTCC from Cannabis sativa cultivar Pink pepper isolate KNU-18-1 chromosome 4, ASM2916894v1, whole genome shotgun sequence carries:
- the LOC115714301 gene encoding BTB/POZ domain-containing protein NPY4, producing MKFMKLGSKPDSFQTDGDNIRYVATELATDIVINVGSVKFYLHKFPLLSKSPRLQKLVSNTNEENSDEINIHDIPGGPAAFEICTKFCYGMTVTLNAYNVVAARCAAEYLEMYETVEKGNLIYKIEVFLNSSIFRSWKDSIIVLQTTKSLFPWSEELKVISHCLDSVASKACIETSRVEWSYTYNRKKLPSENDPLWNGARKQPTVPRDWWVEDLCELQLDLYKRVITTIKSKGKISNDIIGEALHAYALRRLPGFSKGVIQGGDVLKCRLAVETIIRLLPTEKGSVPCSFLLKLLRATISLECGEAERHDIMRRISQHLEEATVADLLIRSPSDETTIYDVDIVQSLVEDFSTRDHTAVIDPLIENEFLEIRSPRYSSEASKVSVAKLIDGYLAEIARDPNLPLSKFVSLAEMVSSFSRPSHDGIYRAIDMFLKEHPGISKSERKRICKLMDCRKLSAEACMHAVQNERLPLRSVVQVLFFEQVRATTTAGNRTPDLPGSIRALLPPSGSHGSSRSTTTNTEEDWDTVPTAEDIKAIKGELATLRLGTGDHGEIGSKRSGCDGTKIIVAERAASNKKGLIMSKKLFSKLWSSKDRSGSGDISSSETSESPGSTNAEETKSSTPSARSGRHSVS